GGCGCACCTGCGGCATCTGAATCCGTTCCCGGCCAACCTCGGCGAGGTGCTGGCGTCCTACGACCGGGTGCTGGTGCCGGAGATGAACCTGGGGCAGCTCGCCCACCTGATCCGGGCCAAGTACCTGGTGGACGCCCAGTCCTTCACCCAGGTCACCGGCCTGCCCTTCAAGTCCGACCAGCTCGCCGACGCCATCACCGCCTACTCGGAGAACGACCATGCCTGAGCGCACAGGTACCTACCCCTCGCTGACCCTGGTCCCCAAGAGCACCACGCCGCTGGGCACCAGGGACTTCAAGTCGGACCAGGAGGTGCGGTGGTGCCCGGGGTGCGGGGACTACGCGATCCTGGCGGCGGTCCAGTCGTTCCTGCCGGAGCTGGGGCTGGCCCGGGAGAACATCTGCTTCATCTCGGGCATCGGCTGCTCCTCGCGGTTCCCGTACTACCTGAACACCTACGGCATGCACTCCATCCACGGCCGGGCGCCGGCGATCGCGACCGGGCTGGCCACCTCGCGGACGGACCTGTCGGTGTGGGTGGTGACCGGTGACGGTGACGCGCTGTCGATCGGCGGGAACCACCTGATCCACGCGCTGCGGCGGAACGTGAACCTGAAGATCCTGCTGTTCAACAACCGGATCTACGGGCTGACCAAGGGGCAGTACTCGCCGACCAGCGAGGTCGGGAAGATCACGAAGTCGACGCCGATGGGCTCGCTGGACGCCCCCTTCAACCCGCTCTCGCTGGCGATCGGGGCGGAGGCGACGTTCGTGGCCCGGACGATCGACTCGGACCGCCAGCACCTGCAGTCCGTGCTGCGGGCGGCGGCCGAGCACGAGGGCACCGCGCTGGTGGAGATCTACCAGAACTGCAACATCTTCAACGACGGTGCGTTCGACGCCCTGAAGGAGCCGGAGACGCGCGAGCACGCGCTGATCCGGCTGGAGCACGGCCGGCCGATCCGCTTCGGTCCGGGCGACGCGATGGGGGTGTTCCGCGACCGGGTCACCGGGCAGCTGGGCACCGGCCCGGTGACCGAGGCGAACGCGGCCGAGGTCCTGGTCCACGACGCCCACGCAACGGATCCGGGCACCGCCTTCGCGCTGACCCGGCTGGCGGACCCGGACACCCTGCACCACACCCCGATCGGTGTGCTGCGAAGCGTCCGGCGACCGGTCTACGACACCCTCATGGCCCAGCAGCTCGACACCGCGGTCGCCCAGCGCGGCGTGGGCGAGCTGGACTCCCTCCTCACCGGCGCCGACACCTGGACGGTGGGCTGAGCGCGGGCAGCCCCGGGCTCCAACGGCCGGCGGGCCAGGTTCCGGGTCGGAGTGACGCGGCCACCCACCGGTGCAGCTCCACCCGTGGGCAGGTGTACGCCGCCGCGGGCCGGGCACCCGTGGCGGCGACGCTGCGGCGCATCGGGGACGGCCTGGGCTGACGCCGGTTCCGGGGCCGGTCGCCGACCGGGCCCGGACCGCCGGCGGGGGGCTCCCCTAGGCTGCACGCCATGATGCTGCGCACCATGGTGCTGGACACCTGGCAGAGGAGAGGCGGCCGGAGCCGGCGGTTCTGGGGCGCGGGCGTCACCTTGCTGGTGACCGGGTGCGCCATCGTCCTGCTCGTCTCCTTCGGGTCGGGTCCGGGCAGCAGCAAGGGCGCAGCCCTGGGCTCCGGCACCCCGGCCAGTCTGCAGCCGTTGCAGCGGCTCGCCTTCGGGATGTCCTACGGGGACACCCTCACCTTCGACACCGGCCAACAGCTGGACCGGGCGCTGGACGACGCGGTGGCCCTCGGCGTGACCTGGGTGCGCACCGACCTGTCCTGGGAGGACATCCAGCCGGACAGCTCGGACAAGTTCCAGTGGCAGCGGTTCGACCGGGTGTTGGCGGCGGCGCGGGCACGGGGGCTGAACGTGCTGCCGACGATCTCCTACACCCCGCCGTGGGAGCGCCGGCCCGGCTGCACCGGCGGCCAGTCCTGCGCGCCGGTGGATCCCGCCGCCTTCGCCGCCTTCGCCCGGGAGGCGGCGGCCCGGTACGCGCCGATGGGCGTGCATGTCTGGGAGATCTGGAACGAGCCCAACATCGGCTTCTGGGCGCCGCAGCCGGACCCGGTGGCCTACACCGCGCTGCTGCGCGACACGTCCGCGGCGATCCGTTCGGCGGACCCGAAGGCGTACCTGGTGATGGGCGGTCTGGCCGCGGTGCCGACCGATCCGGCGCGGGGCTACCTCTCGCAGACCGACTTCCTGGCCGCGGTCTCGAAGCTCGGCGCCAACCGGATGGTGAACGCGATCGGCTACCACCCCTACAACTACCCCAACCTGCCCAGCGCGACCACCTCCTTCGGGACCCCCTTCCAGCGGATCAGCGACTTCGGCGGCAGCAGTCTGGAAGCGGTGCTGGCCGAGTACGGAACTCCGGACATGCCGATCTGGATCACCGAGACCGGGGCGCCCACCGACGGGCCGGGGGCGGCGGCCGACGGCCGGAGCACCCCGCCGAACAGCACCCATGTGACGGAGGCCTTCCAGGCCGCGATCGCGACCGACACCGTGCGGGCGGCCGCCGCCAACCCCTTCGTCTACACCCTGTTCTGGTACACCGACCAGGACTCGGCGCCGCCCACGGATCCCTCCGACCGTTCGCAGTTCTACGGGCTGCGGCGCTACGACGGCACCCGGAAGCCCGCCTTCGCCGCCCTCAAGGACGCCATCGCCGCCTACCAGCGGTCGAGGGCGGCCGCCACGCCGGACAGCGGCTGACCTAAGCTGTGCCGCATGGCTGAGCGAACGGATGAACGGCAGCGGCTGCGGCTGCGGACCGGCCTCGTCTCGTTGGTCTTCGTCCTGGTGGCCACAGCCCTCGGGGTCCACGCGTCCTCCTCGGACGCGCCGACGGCCCCGGGCGCCAAGGCCGCCGCCTCGGCCCCGGCCGGCCTGGTGGGCACGGGCGGCGCCCGGAGCATTCCGCTGGACTTCGGCGTCGCCTACGGGGACACCCTCCCGTTCGACTCGGACCAGAAGCTGGACAGCGCGCTGAACGACGCGGTGACCCTCGGTGCCACCTGGGTGCGCGCCGACCTGTCCTGGGAGGACATCCAGCCGGACGGTCCGGGGACCTACGACTGGCAGCGCTTCGACCGGGTGGTCGAGGCGGCGCGGGCGCGCGGGCTGAGCGTGCTGCCGACGATCTCCTACACCCCGCCGTGGGAGCGCTCGCCGGACTGCGCCAACGGCCAGTCCTGCGCACCGGTGGACCCGAACGCCTTCGCCACGTTCGCGCGGACGGCGGCGGCCCGGTACGCGCCGATGGGCGTGCACACCTGGGAGATCTGGAACGAGCCCAACATCCCGTTCTGGGGGCCCAAGCCGGACCCGGCGGCCTACACCGCGCTGCTCAGGGTGACCGCCAAGGCGATCCGCTCGGTGGACCCCAAGGCGTTCCTGCTGATGGGCGGTCTCGCCGCGGTCTCCACCGACCCGAAGATCAACTACGTCTCGGCGACCGACTTCCTGGCCGCCGTCTCGAAGCTCGGCGCCAACCGGCTGGTGAACGCCATCAGCTACCACCCCTACACCTATCCGTACCTGCCCACCGCCACCACCTCCTTCGGCACCGCGTTCCAGCGGATCAGCAGCTACGGCAGCGTCAACCTGGAGGCGGTGCTGACCAAGTACGGGACCCCGAACCTGCCGGTCTGGGTCACCGAGACCGGTGCGCCCACCAACGGCCCGGGGGCGGCGGCCGACGGCACCACCATCCCGCCGAACGCCACGGACGTCACCGAGGGGTTCCAGGCCGAGATCGCCACCGCCACGGTGAAGGCCGCCGCCGCCAACCCCTATGTGGGCGCGGTGTTCTGGTTCAGCGACCAGGACACCGGCACGCCGGCGCAGAAGAACTACCGCTCGCTCTTCTACGGCCTGCGGCGCTACGACGGGAGCGAGAAGCCGGCCTTCACGGCGTTCAAGAACGCCATCGCCGCCTACGAGAAGTCGCTGCAGCCCCCGACGCCGTAGCCGGCCCGACGCCGTAGCCGGTCCGGAGCCTCGGCCGGCCCGGAGCCGGGCCAACGGCGGCTAGACGGACCGCAGCAGCTCCAGGTAGCGCCGCATCAGGTCGGGCCAGGCGTAGTGCTGTTCGGCCCGCAGCCGTCCCGCCGTGCCGAGGCGGTCGGCCAGGGCGCCGTCCGCCAGCAGTCGGCGGCAGGCCGCCGCCAGCGCCTCGGGGTCGGCCGGCGGTACCAGCAGCCCGCACTCCTCGTCCACCACGACGTGCGGGATGCCGCCCACGGCGGAGCCCACCACCGGGGTGGCGCAGGCCATGGCCTCGACCAGGCTCATCCCGAAGGACTCCGACTCGGTGCGCGAGGGCAGCACCAGCACGGCCGCCGTCCGCACGGCCTGCACCAGGTCCGCGCCGGTGAGCTCGCCGACCGCGTCGACCCGGTCGGCGACGCCCAGGCGCTCGGCCAGCCGCAGGTGGTCCGCGAGCGCGTCCCCGCCGCCGACCAGTCGCAACCGGACCCCGGAGAGCCCGGGGGCGTCGGGGGAGTCCGCGGCGTCCGGGGAGTCCGCGCCGGTGACCAGGGCGAAGGCCCGGAGCAGCACGTCGACGCCCTTCCAGGCGGAGCTGCGGTCCATCCGTCCGACGTAGAGGAGGGTGCGGGGCCGCCGGGAGGCGGGCTCCCCGGGGGTGAAGCGCTCGGTGTCGACGCCGGGGGTGATCCGGACCGCGTGGTCGTGGCCGGCCGCCAGCGACACGGGTGAGACCGCGACCAGGGCCCGGGCGCGGGCGAAGACCCGGGGCAGCACCCGTCGTTCGTAGACCGAGATCAGCCGGTCGGCCGCGCCGCTGCCGGGCTCGCCCTTGAGCATCGACCCGGCGTGGTAGGTCAGCACGGTCGGCCGCCGTCCGGCCACGGCGACCGCGAGGTCGCCCAGCCCCGGCACCGGGGCGTGGGCGTTGACCACCTCGGCGCCGGTCCGCCGCAGCCAGTACCGCAGTTGCAGCGGCCACAGCGGACTGAGCGGCGTGTTCGACAGCCGCAGCCAGGCGCCCAGCCGGACGACCGTGACGCCGTCCTCCTCGGCGACCGCCGTCCGCAGCCCGGAGGGCCGGGTGGTGATCACCACCGGGCGCAGCGCGTCGTCGGCGGCGACGGCGGCGGCGACCCGGGCGGCGTAGTGCTCCACCCCGCCGACCTTGGGCGGGTAGTAGGGCGAGACGATCGCCACGGTGCGCCGGCTCATCGGACGGTCGGCGCCGACAGGTCGGCCTGCAGCTCGGCGACGAACCCGGCGGCGCGGGCCGAGTAGCCGGGGATCACTCGGCGCAGGTGCTCACGGTAGGCGTCGCCGTCGACCAATAGCTTGTCGACGAGGGCGATGAGCGAGTCGGCACGGGCCTCGGTCATCGGCACCACCCAGTGGCCCAGGTCGAGGTCCTCCATGATCCCCCGGGTCTTGTGGTCGTACTCGACGGCCGCGCAGGGGACCCCGGCCAGCAGGCCGAAGATCACCGAGTGGAACCGGGTGCCGAGGATGAAGTCGGCGGTGCCGTAGAGCGCGAAGACGTCGTGGTGGTCGACCCGGTCGTCGTCGAGCACGTGCAGCCGGGGGCTGCCGACGCGGTCGGCGATCCGGGAGTTGACGATCCGGTCGTCGTCGGCCTGGAAGCTGCAGGTGACCTGGGGCACGAGCACGACCTGGCAGTCCTCCCGTTCGAGCAGGTGCCGGACGGTGGCCGCCATGGCCGCCTCGTAGCCGGACTGGGCCTCGCTGCCCAGGTACTGACGTGCCGTCATCAGCACCAGGACGGCGTCCTCGGGGATGCCGAGCTGCTGCCGCCAGGGCCGGTCCGAGGCGCCGTGGAAGGCGAAGGCGCTGTCGACGCCGCGGACCAGATTGGCCGGGGGCACCCCGGCCTCGTCGAGCCGCTGCAGGCTGATCTCCTCGCGGACCACCACCCGTCGGCAGGTCGCCAGCACCCGGCGGACCATCAGCCGCTGCACCCCGGTGGGGAAGGGCCCGTAGGACTGCGGGCCCAGCACCGTGGGGACCGCGAACCGGTGGGCCAGCCACAGCGGCAGCAGCAGGAAGCCGATGCTCAGGTCGGAGGCGAAGTCGGCCTTGCCGTTGAGCCGCCCGCCGCCCAGGGAGAAGACCAGGTCGGCCTCGGCCAGGGCCCGCAGCTCCGCGCGCATCTCCCCCGGCAGCAGCCAGGAGACCGCCCTGAGCAGCGGTGCGCTGCCGGGGACGGCGGCCAGCAGGGCGAGCCCGAGCGCCAGCAGCTTGCGGCTGATCCGGACCAGTCGGCCGACCGTCTCGTCGCCCACGTACCGGCGGATCGAGCCCAGGTTCGGCACGCCGTCGAACTCGGGCCGCTGCTGCGGCTGTTCGAAACCGGCGATGTGCAGCTCCGCCCCCGGAAAGGCCAGTTGGAGCTGCTCGACGGCGACGCTCAGCAGGGCCGCGTCGCCGCGGTTCTCCCGCAGGTACGCGTCGACGATCACGATCTTCACAGGGCGACGACCTCCAGGTAGTGGTGTTCCAGGGCGTCGAGGAACTCCGCGACGCCGTACCGCTCCGCCCGCAGCGCCGAGGCGGCGCCCATCCGTTCCAGCGCCCCCGGGTCGGCCAGCAGCCGGCCCAGTGCCGCCGCGAGTTCGGCCGCGCTGCCCGCCGTCACCAGTGCGCCGTTGTCCGGACCGACCAGCTCCGGCAGTCCGCCGACCCGGGAGGCCACCATGGGCCGCCCCAGCTGCAGCGCCTCCAGCGCGACGGTGGGGAAGTTCTCCGGCCACAGCGAGGGCAGCACCACCACGGCCGAGGCCCGCAGCCGCCCGGCCACGCCCTCCGGCGACAGCCGGCCGTGGAAGCGTACGCTCCCCCCGGCGGTGAGGTCGGCCGCGGCGGCCTCCAACCGGGCCCGGTCGGTCCCGTCCCCGACGATGTCCAGCCGCGCGCCGGGGCGTTCCGGCAGCAGCAGCCGGAACGCGTCCAGCAGCACCTGGACGCCCTTCACCGGTTCCAGCCGCCCGACGAAGAGCAGCTGTTCGGTCCCGGTCGGCGGCTCCGGGGCGGCGGTCCGCTCGATCCCGTTCGGCAGCACGAACACCGGGACCCGCCCCACGTCCCGGCGGACCGCCTCGGCGAAGTAGGCGCTGGGGGCCAGCACCCGGTCCAGCCGCCGGATCCGCGGCAGGTAGCCGGGACGCTGGAGGAACCGCAGGTAGAGGTAGCGGGCCCGGTCGCCGGCCGACAGCCGCCCAGCGCCGGTACCGGCGCTGGCGAGGTTCCAGCGGAGCAGCGACAGCGTCCAGTCCTCGGGGCCGTGCACGGTCAGCAGCCGGGGGCGGCCCCGGGTCGCGGCCAGCACCGCCGGGCTGAACTCGCCGATGGTGTGCAGGTGCACGCAGTCCGGACGGAACCCGGCGAGCTCCCGGCGCAGGATCCGGTGGGCCGGCCGGTGCCAGAAGTAGCCGAGCAGCCGCCGGGCGGGACCGCCGGCGACGGCCGGCACCAGCACGTCCGCGAACAGCTCCGGCGCCGCACCGGAGCGGTCGGCCGAGGACGGGTCGCCGGCCAGCAGGTCGGTGGCGACCACCCGGACCTCGTGCCCGCGCGCCCGCAGCCCCTCGGCGATCAGCCGGACGCTCTTCTCCGCGCCGCCGGCCTCGAAGCCGATGTTGACGATCTGCAGGATTCTCACGGATGTGCCTCCAGGGCTCGGGACAGCCGCTGCGCCCAGGGCTGCTCCGGGTCGGACGAGTCCCAGGTCAGCGTCGGCCGAACGGCCGACCGCTCCGGCTCGGGCTGCGCCGGGTCCGACGCGGCGTCCGCGCCGTCCGGCAGCGCCGCGTCGCGCCGCGCGCGGCGGCCGACCAGCGCGGCCAGCGCCACCAGCCCGGACGCCAGGTTGCCCGCGGCCCAGGCCCAGCCCAGCCAGACCAGTCCGCGCGGGGCCCAGAGCAGGGCCAGGCCGATGACCACCACCGCGTAGACGATGTTGCTGACGATCATCGCCCGCATCTGCTTGACCAGCTTGAGGGCGAAGCTGGACCAGCTGTTCAGCGCGACCGGGAGCGCGCCGACGGCGAACACCTGCAGCAGGCCGTGCACATGGGTGGCGTAGGCGCCGCCGAAGACCCGCAGCAGCAGTCCGCTGCCGAGGCCGACCACGGCGGCGGCCGGGACCTGGACGGCGAGGATGATGCCGACCGAGCGCCGCAGCAGCACCCCGAAGCGCGAGGGGTCGTAGGAGACCTCGGCGAAGACCGCCTCGCCGACGGAGTAGGACACCGAGTTGAGCAGCCCGGCTATCTGGAAGGCGACGAAGTAGTACCCGGCCGCGGCGGCGCCCAACTGCTGGAGCACGACCAGCGGGACGACCATCAGCGGGGCGAGGTTGAGCAGGCTGGAGACGTAGCTGGCCATCGAGAACCGCAGCTGCTCGCGCAGCCGGGTGCCCCGGGAGAGCAGGTCGAAGCGCCAGCCGAGCTTGGAGCGCATCAGCAGCAGCGAGGCGGCGACCGCCACCACGTAGCCGCCGCCGGTCGACCCGACGATCCCGGCGGTGCCGTAGCCGACCAGCAGCGCGGGCAGCGCCAGCTTGGCCAGGCCCTGGATCAGTCCGTCGACGATCACGTTGTACTGCGGCACCCGGGCGCCGATGAAGACCGAGTCGGTCAGCAGGTTCAACCCGGAGCAGGCGCAGAACACCACGAAGGCCGCGGCCAGCATCGGGGAGTCGCGGACGAACAGCAGCTTCTGGCCGTAGAGCGGCAGCCCGAGCAGATAGCCGGCGCCCACCAGCACCGAGGTGATCCCGACCACGACCAGCGACTGGGTGATCTGCCCGTTGCGGGAGACGCCGGCCGCCGGGAACCGGATCAGCGTGCTGTTCAGCCCGAACAGGCTGAGATAGGCGATCAGCGAGGTCGCCGACACCAGCGAGGTGGCCAGGCCGACCTCGGCGGGGGAGTAGTAGCGGGCGACGACCACCCAGAAGAGGAAGCCGAGGGCGGCGGTGACCACGGTCGAGGCGAGCAGGAAGAAGGAGCTCCGGTAGACCTGGTCCGGCTGCCGGGCGTGTTTGCCGCGTGCGTTCATGGGCGCGGCGGGCGAGGGGACGGGTGGTGCGGCGAGCGGTCGGGCAGCGCTTCGGCGTAGTGCCGCAGCAGCGCCTCCGCGTGCTGCGGCCAGGAGAAGCCGGTCTCGGCGTAGTGGCGCGCGTAGTCGCCCATCCGGCCGCGCAGCTCCGGGTCCCCGGCCAGCGAGGCCAGCGCGGTCCGCAGCGCCGGGACCTGACGCGGGACCAGCGCCACCAGCCCGGGGTCCAGCCGGTAGGGCGCATAGCCGGGATCGTCGCTGGTCAGCACCGCCAGCCCGGAGGCCATGGCCTCCTGCACGGTCAGCGGGAATCCCTCCGCCGCCGAGGGCAGGGCGAATATCTCGCAGGCCCGGTAGAGCTCGGCCAGCCGCTCGGCCGACAGGGTGCCGAGATGGTGCACCCCGGTGCGGCCGGCCAGCGCCCGGCTGTCGCCGTCCCCGGCGAAGACCAGCTCGTAGCCGGGCTCCGGCTCGGCCGCGTGCGCGGCGAGCAGCAGGTCGTAGCCCTTCTTCGGCACCAGCCGGCCGGCGAACAGCACCAGCGGGACGTCGTCCGGGAGGCCGAAGCTCCGGCGGGCGTCCCGGCGTTCCCCGGCCGAGGCGGCCGGCCGGAACAGCACCGGGTCCACTCCGTTGGCCAGGTGGTGGCTGCGCGCCGGACGCGCGCCGTACCGGCCGACGAAGGCGGCGACGCCGGCGTTGAGGGTGAGCACCGCCCGGGCCCGGCGCAGCAGCGAGCGCCCGGCCGTCGCGTACACGGCCCGCTGCACCCCGCGCACCAGCGCCGAGGGGTGCTCCACCAGGGCGACGTGCTGGGTGACCAGGTGCGGGGTGCGGGTCAGCGCGGCCGCCAGTCCGGCCGCCCAGGAGGTCGGGTAGAGGCAGTCGTGCACGTGCACCACGTCGGCCCGGCGGACCAGCCGGAGCGCGGTCGGCAGCAGCCGCGGCGACAGCACCGGGAAGGGCACCCCGGCCCGTCGCTCCACCCCGTTCCAGGCCCGGACCCGGACCACCCGCACGCCCGCCTCGTCGACGGCGCCGCTCCGCTCCCCGCTGGTGAGCACGGTGACGTCGACGCCCAGGGCGGCCAGCTGGACCGCCTCGTTCCGGACCACGTTCT
The Streptacidiphilus albus JL83 genome window above contains:
- a CDS encoding 2-oxoacid:ferredoxin oxidoreductase subunit beta, producing the protein MPERTGTYPSLTLVPKSTTPLGTRDFKSDQEVRWCPGCGDYAILAAVQSFLPELGLARENICFISGIGCSSRFPYYLNTYGMHSIHGRAPAIATGLATSRTDLSVWVVTGDGDALSIGGNHLIHALRRNVNLKILLFNNRIYGLTKGQYSPTSEVGKITKSTPMGSLDAPFNPLSLAIGAEATFVARTIDSDRQHLQSVLRAAAEHEGTALVEIYQNCNIFNDGAFDALKEPETREHALIRLEHGRPIRFGPGDAMGVFRDRVTGQLGTGPVTEANAAEVLVHDAHATDPGTAFALTRLADPDTLHHTPIGVLRSVRRPVYDTLMAQQLDTAVAQRGVGELDSLLTGADTWTVG
- a CDS encoding cellulase family glycosylhydrolase, coding for MMLRTMVLDTWQRRGGRSRRFWGAGVTLLVTGCAIVLLVSFGSGPGSSKGAALGSGTPASLQPLQRLAFGMSYGDTLTFDTGQQLDRALDDAVALGVTWVRTDLSWEDIQPDSSDKFQWQRFDRVLAAARARGLNVLPTISYTPPWERRPGCTGGQSCAPVDPAAFAAFAREAAARYAPMGVHVWEIWNEPNIGFWAPQPDPVAYTALLRDTSAAIRSADPKAYLVMGGLAAVPTDPARGYLSQTDFLAAVSKLGANRMVNAIGYHPYNYPNLPSATTSFGTPFQRISDFGGSSLEAVLAEYGTPDMPIWITETGAPTDGPGAAADGRSTPPNSTHVTEAFQAAIATDTVRAAAANPFVYTLFWYTDQDSAPPTDPSDRSQFYGLRRYDGTRKPAFAALKDAIAAYQRSRAAATPDSG
- a CDS encoding cellulase family glycosylhydrolase gives rise to the protein MAERTDERQRLRLRTGLVSLVFVLVATALGVHASSSDAPTAPGAKAAASAPAGLVGTGGARSIPLDFGVAYGDTLPFDSDQKLDSALNDAVTLGATWVRADLSWEDIQPDGPGTYDWQRFDRVVEAARARGLSVLPTISYTPPWERSPDCANGQSCAPVDPNAFATFARTAAARYAPMGVHTWEIWNEPNIPFWGPKPDPAAYTALLRVTAKAIRSVDPKAFLLMGGLAAVSTDPKINYVSATDFLAAVSKLGANRLVNAISYHPYTYPYLPTATTSFGTAFQRISSYGSVNLEAVLTKYGTPNLPVWVTETGAPTNGPGAAADGTTIPPNATDVTEGFQAEIATATVKAAAANPYVGAVFWFSDQDTGTPAQKNYRSLFYGLRRYDGSEKPAFTAFKNAIAAYEKSLQPPTP
- a CDS encoding glycosyltransferase family 4 protein — translated: MSRRTVAIVSPYYPPKVGGVEHYAARVAAAVAADDALRPVVITTRPSGLRTAVAEEDGVTVVRLGAWLRLSNTPLSPLWPLQLRYWLRRTGAEVVNAHAPVPGLGDLAVAVAGRRPTVLTYHAGSMLKGEPGSGAADRLISVYERRVLPRVFARARALVAVSPVSLAAGHDHAVRITPGVDTERFTPGEPASRRPRTLLYVGRMDRSSAWKGVDVLLRAFALVTGADSPDAADSPDAPGLSGVRLRLVGGGDALADHLRLAERLGVADRVDAVGELTGADLVQAVRTAAVLVLPSRTESESFGMSLVEAMACATPVVGSAVGGIPHVVVDEECGLLVPPADPEALAAACRRLLADGALADRLGTAGRLRAEQHYAWPDLMRRYLELLRSV
- a CDS encoding polysaccharide pyruvyl transferase family protein translates to MKIVIVDAYLRENRGDAALLSVAVEQLQLAFPGAELHIAGFEQPQQRPEFDGVPNLGSIRRYVGDETVGRLVRISRKLLALGLALLAAVPGSAPLLRAVSWLLPGEMRAELRALAEADLVFSLGGGRLNGKADFASDLSIGFLLLPLWLAHRFAVPTVLGPQSYGPFPTGVQRLMVRRVLATCRRVVVREEISLQRLDEAGVPPANLVRGVDSAFAFHGASDRPWRQQLGIPEDAVLVLMTARQYLGSEAQSGYEAAMAATVRHLLEREDCQVVLVPQVTCSFQADDDRIVNSRIADRVGSPRLHVLDDDRVDHHDVFALYGTADFILGTRFHSVIFGLLAGVPCAAVEYDHKTRGIMEDLDLGHWVVPMTEARADSLIALVDKLLVDGDAYREHLRRVIPGYSARAAGFVAELQADLSAPTVR
- a CDS encoding glycosyltransferase family 4 protein, whose product is MRILQIVNIGFEAGGAEKSVRLIAEGLRARGHEVRVVATDLLAGDPSSADRSGAAPELFADVLVPAVAGGPARRLLGYFWHRPAHRILRRELAGFRPDCVHLHTIGEFSPAVLAATRGRPRLLTVHGPEDWTLSLLRWNLASAGTGAGRLSAGDRARYLYLRFLQRPGYLPRIRRLDRVLAPSAYFAEAVRRDVGRVPVFVLPNGIERTAAPEPPTGTEQLLFVGRLEPVKGVQVLLDAFRLLLPERPGARLDIVGDGTDRARLEAAAADLTAGGSVRFHGRLSPEGVAGRLRASAVVVLPSLWPENFPTVALEALQLGRPMVASRVGGLPELVGPDNGALVTAGSAAELAAALGRLLADPGALERMGAASALRAERYGVAEFLDALEHHYLEVVAL
- a CDS encoding lipopolysaccharide biosynthesis protein → MNARGKHARQPDQVYRSSFFLLASTVVTAALGFLFWVVVARYYSPAEVGLATSLVSATSLIAYLSLFGLNSTLIRFPAAGVSRNGQITQSLVVVGITSVLVGAGYLLGLPLYGQKLLFVRDSPMLAAAFVVFCACSGLNLLTDSVFIGARVPQYNVIVDGLIQGLAKLALPALLVGYGTAGIVGSTGGGYVVAVAASLLLMRSKLGWRFDLLSRGTRLREQLRFSMASYVSSLLNLAPLMVVPLVVLQQLGAAAAGYYFVAFQIAGLLNSVSYSVGEAVFAEVSYDPSRFGVLLRRSVGIILAVQVPAAAVVGLGSGLLLRVFGGAYATHVHGLLQVFAVGALPVALNSWSSFALKLVKQMRAMIVSNIVYAVVVIGLALLWAPRGLVWLGWAWAAGNLASGLVALAALVGRRARRDAALPDGADAASDPAQPEPERSAVRPTLTWDSSDPEQPWAQRLSRALEAHP
- a CDS encoding glycosyltransferase family 4 protein — encoded protein: MTAPRTQPLRVLLVSHYYPPHLGGIENVVRNEAVQLAALGVDVTVLTSGERSGAVDEAGVRVVRVRAWNGVERRAGVPFPVLSPRLLPTALRLVRRADVVHVHDCLYPTSWAAGLAAALTRTPHLVTQHVALVEHPSALVRGVQRAVYATAGRSLLRRARAVLTLNAGVAAFVGRYGARPARSHHLANGVDPVLFRPAASAGERRDARRSFGLPDDVPLVLFAGRLVPKKGYDLLLAAHAAEPEPGYELVFAGDGDSRALAGRTGVHHLGTLSAERLAELYRACEIFALPSAAEGFPLTVQEAMASGLAVLTSDDPGYAPYRLDPGLVALVPRQVPALRTALASLAGDPELRGRMGDYARHYAETGFSWPQHAEALLRHYAEALPDRSPHHPSPRPPRP